A DNA window from Castanea sativa cultivar Marrone di Chiusa Pesio chromosome 7, ASM4071231v1 contains the following coding sequences:
- the LOC142643870 gene encoding zinc finger BED domain-containing protein RICESLEEPER 1-like produces the protein MLSTALIYKYVFPRLAKRETSYSSLPYDHDWELAKDICGKLELFHSVTEFFSGRKYPTTNMYFTLVCELKIALNEWSLSSNEMIATMAKSTLAKFNSYWANVSVVMAVAAILDPRYKMKLLEFYYPNIYGDNSNLEIEKIKNLCYDLLDEYGDLDESPANNEGSSHIPASSASSPAAQMKFRLSGAMSCFDLFVNNSSKKHGSARMEFDYFIDEGVLKRSEDFDILGWWKSNGLKYPTLQRIARDILAIPVTTVASESAFSTSGRLLSPHRSRLHPKTIEAMMCAQNWLWSEINGSSTMSGDCDFQTILDDGEPNEEDGSCVTVVDD, from the exons ATGCTTTCTACTGCATTGatttataaatatgtttttcCTCGTTTGGCTAAACGTGAaacatcttattcttctttGCCATATGATCATGATTGGGAGTTAGCTAAAGATATTTGTGGGAAGTTGGAGTTGTTTCATAGTGTGACTGAGTTTTTTTCAGGTCGTAAGTACCCCAcaactaatatgtattttacTTTGGTGTGTGAGTTGAAAATTGCATTGAATGAATGGAGTTTGTCTTCAAATGAGATGATAGCTACAATGGCAAAAAGCACGCTTgctaaatttaattcttattggGCTAATGTTAGTGTTGTTATGGCTGTTGCTGCTATCTTAGATCCAAGATATAAGATGAAATTATTGGAGTTTTATTATCCTAACATTTATGGTGATAATTCAAATTTGgagattgaaaaaataaagaatctttgTTATGATTTGCTTGATGAGTATGGAGATCTAGATGAGTCCCCTGCAAATAATGAAGGAAGTTCTCATATTCCTGCAAGTAGTGCTTCAAGCCCTGCGGCTCAAATGAAGTTTAGGTTGAGTGGGGCAATGTcatgttttgatttgtttgtgaaCAATAGTTCAAAGAAACATGGGAGTGCTAGAATGGAATTTGATTATTTCATTGATGAGGGAGTGTTGAAGAGAAGTgaagattttgatattttgggatGGTGGAAAAGTAATGGTCTCAAGTATCCTACTTTACAAAGGATTGCAAGAGATATTTTAGCCATTCCTGTCACAACTGTTGCTTCAGAATCTGCCTTTAGCACTAGTGGGAGGCTTTTAAGTCCACACCGTAGTAGGCTACATCCCAAGACTATAGAGGCAATGATGTGTGCTCAGAATTGGTTATGGAGTGAAATCAACG GTTCTTCAACTATGTCTGGTGATTGTGATTTTCAAACAATTCTTGATGATGGGGAGCCTAATGAAGAGGATGGGAGTTGTGTCACAGTTGTGGATGATTAa
- the LOC142641994 gene encoding small ribosomal subunit protein mL103 (rPPR7)-like has protein sequence MGKNKNNKRPYYNNNNNNDNRPSKSPKKHHPSSNISNPKNSSPSQQQQQLQLQQQQPKKRPTFSSYLDTPNLPPKVKLLCEIIATTQSNAIDASLTDTGIRVTQADVEQVLKLSYSFPGPSVKFFRWCGHQLNDDHSPYAWNLVVDLLGKNSLFDAMWDAVKSMKRERLLSLATFASIFSSYVIAERVQDAVLTFEVMEQYGIPRDVVALNSLLSAICRDGKTINAVEFLHAARERVRPDMDTYAILLEGWENESNVVCARETFGDMLFDIGWDRNNVPAYDSFLTTLMKAGPNEFDEGLKLFYTLREKGCYPGLKFFKVALEACSKKRDARGAAMLWDVMLRDRDRGMAFHVSPDLEMYSCVITLFCTCGDTETAKKLLDEMVLNGIFPNSKIYNVLFQFMLKSRRLRDATVVFNEMVKNEFVPDCANCALAVRSYLNSMEYVMAIKIWKCMIENYDSDLEETGNRLVVELRDMNRLPEAVKYAEDMIARRIKVSSSTLSKLKEGLNKARKTLVYEELFRKWKYH, from the coding sequence ATGGgcaagaacaagaacaacaaaagaccctattacaacaacaacaacaacaacgacaacAGACCTTCAAAGTCACCCAAAAAACACCATCCCTCTTCAAAcatctcaaacccaaaaaactcCTCACCatcccaacaacaacaacaactacaactacaacaacaacaacccaaaAAGCGTCCAACTTTCTCCTCTTATCTCGACACCCCAAACCTCCCTCCAAAAGTCAAACTCCTCTGCGAAATCATCGCCACCACGCAGTCCAACGCCATCGACGCTTCTCTCACCGACACCGGCATCCGGGTCACCCAGGCCGACGTCGAGCAAGTCCTCAAGCTCTCCTACTCCTTCCCTGGCCCTTCCGTCAAGTTCTTCCGCTGGTGCGGCCACCAGCTCAACGACGATCACAGCCCCTACGCCTGGAATCTGGTCGTCGACTTGCTGGGCAAGAACTCCCTTTTCGACGCTATGTGGGACGCCGTCAAGTCTATGAAGCGAGAGAGGTTGCTGTCCCTTGCCACCTTCGCTTCCATTTTCAGTAGCTATGTGATTGCCGAGCGTGTTCAGGATGCTGTCCTGACTTTCGAGGTCATGGAACAGTACGGCATTCCGCGTGATGTGGTGGCGCTGAATTCCTTGCTCAGCGCGATATGTAGAGATGGTAAAACCATCAATGCAGTTGAGTTCCTGCACGCTGCGAGGGAAAGGGTTAGACCCGATATGGATACTTATGCCATATTGTTGGAGGGGTGGGAGAATGAGTCCAATGTGGTTTGTGCCAGAGAGACATTTGGTGATATGTTGTTTGATATTGGTTGGGACCGGAATAATGTCCCGGCTTATGATTCGTTCTTGACTACATTGATGAAGGCCGGGCCTAATGAGTTTGATGAAGGGCTTAAGTTGTTTTATACTCTCCGGGAAAAGGGGTGTTATCCCGGGTTGAAGTTCTTTAAGGTAGCACTTGAAGCGTGTTCTAAGAAACGTGATGCTCGTGGGGCTGCTATGCTTTGGGATGTAATGCTTCGTGATCGTGATCGCGGTATGGCTTTTCATGTAAGCCCTGATTTGGAAATGTATTCTTGCGTTATTACTTTGTTTTGTACTTGTGGTGATACGGAAACCGCGAAGAAGTTGTTGGATGAGATGGTTTTAAATGGGATTTTCCCGAATTCGAAGATTTATAATGTGCTGTTTCAATTCATGTTGAAGAGCAGGCGGTTGAGGGATGCAACGGTTGTGTTTAATGAGATGGTTAAGAATGAGTTTGTTCCGGACTGTGCTAATTGTGCTTTAGCTGTTAGGAGTTATTTGAATTCTATGGAATATGTTATGGCTATAAAAATTTGGAAATGTATGATTGAGAACTATGATTCTGACTTGGAAGAGACTGGGAATCGCTTGGTTGTGGAGCTTCGCGATATGAATAGGCTCCCAGAAGCCGTTAAGTATGCTGAGGATATGATTGCTAGAAGAATCAAGGTGAGCTCTTCCACATTGTCAAAGCTGAAAGAGGGCCTTAACAAAGCCAGAAAGACATTAGTGTATGAGGAACTTTTCAGAAAGTGGAAATATCATTAG